A window of Rhodospirillaceae bacterium contains these coding sequences:
- the potA gene encoding polyamine ABC transporter ATP-binding protein: MSEKGKPGHPEPWRDPNTKPYIKIEHLVKKFGDFTAVNDVSLTICKGELFSLLGGSGCGKTTLLRMLAGLEVPTSGKIFIDDVDMATIPPYERPTNMMFQSYALFPHMTVENNIAFGLKQDGIPRSVIAERVADMLDLVQLKSYAKRKPHQLSGGQKQRVALARALVKRPKLLLLDEPLGALDKRLREQTQFELMNIQEKLGITFVVVTHDQEEAMTLSSRIGVMHAGQIVQVGTPPEIYEFPGSRLVANFIGSVNIFTGRVIEDEPDYVLIRSDEANTDLYVSHGIACAPGAQVWVAIRPEKIIATRQAPSDSRNQLKGIIKEVAYMGNLSIYLVKLETGKIVKVTMPNQVRSSENQLTWDEKVYLSWQSTSGVVLHH, from the coding sequence ATGTCAGAAAAGGGAAAACCGGGCCATCCGGAACCATGGCGAGACCCAAACACTAAACCATATATCAAAATTGAACATTTGGTTAAGAAATTTGGTGATTTTACGGCGGTTAATGATGTTTCCCTGACAATCTGTAAAGGCGAGCTTTTTTCCTTATTAGGTGGTTCTGGCTGTGGCAAGACCACCTTGCTAAGAATGTTAGCAGGGCTTGAGGTACCAACTTCTGGAAAAATTTTTATCGATGATGTTGATATGGCGACCATTCCGCCCTATGAACGGCCAACTAACATGATGTTTCAGTCTTATGCACTTTTCCCGCATATGACAGTAGAAAACAATATTGCCTTTGGCTTAAAACAAGATGGCATTCCCCGCTCCGTGATTGCTGAGCGTGTGGCTGATATGTTAGACCTGGTGCAATTGAAATCCTACGCAAAACGCAAACCACACCAATTATCTGGGGGACAAAAACAGCGTGTTGCTTTAGCAAGGGCACTGGTCAAAAGGCCTAAATTGTTGTTACTTGATGAACCTTTGGGGGCCTTGGATAAAAGGCTGCGGGAACAAACCCAATTTGAGCTAATGAATATTCAAGAAAAACTTGGGATCACTTTCGTTGTGGTTACCCATGACCAGGAAGAGGCAATGACACTATCTTCGAGAATTGGTGTCATGCACGCTGGACAAATTGTGCAAGTGGGAACTCCTCCAGAAATCTATGAATTCCCTGGAAGCCGGCTTGTGGCAAACTTTATTGGGTCAGTTAATATATTTACCGGTCGGGTTATTGAAGACGAGCCAGATTACGTATTAATTAGAAGTGATGAAGCCAATACTGATTTATACGTTAGCCACGGCATTGCCTGTGCACCCGGCGCTCAAGTATGGGTTGCCATCCGCCCCGAAAAAATTATTGCAACCCGACAAGCACCATCAGATAGCCGAAATCAGTTGAAGGGGATCATCAAAGAAGTTGCTTATATGGGCAATTTGTCAATTTATCTGGTTAAATTAGAAACAGGCAAAATTGTTAAGGTGACCATGCCTAATCAAGTACGTTCTAGTGAAAACCAATTAACTTGGGATGAAAAAGTTTATCTTTCCTGGCAATCAACAAGTGGTGTTGTTCTCCATCACTAA
- a CDS encoding cytochrome c: protein MSVLKKTTAIISLVFVSSFALISYAVTPTSVDNIIKERQNLMKTFGQSGRQLNELIGKDNQAALLILESLQKTAKLLPNYFPQDTGNPPYQTTASPTIWKNWDDFVASANILATEIDKITTFLQAGNVAAAQEQLGNLSKVGCGTCHSKFRLSKR from the coding sequence ATGTCAGTCTTAAAAAAAACCACTGCGATTATTAGTCTCGTTTTTGTCAGTAGCTTTGCACTCATTTCTTATGCCGTCACTCCTACGTCGGTGGATAATATCATTAAGGAGCGGCAAAACTTAATGAAAACTTTTGGCCAAAGCGGCCGGCAATTAAACGAGTTAATTGGTAAAGACAATCAAGCCGCCTTATTAATTCTTGAAAGCTTACAGAAAACCGCAAAATTGCTGCCCAATTACTTCCCCCAAGACACTGGAAATCCACCCTATCAAACGACTGCTAGTCCAACTATTTGGAAAAATTGGGATGATTTTGTAGCCAGTGCCAATATATTGGCTACGGAAATAGATAAAATCACTACTTTTCTGCAAGCTGGGAACGTTGCCGCTGCCCAAGAGCAGTTGGGAAATTTATCTAAGGTAGGGTGCGGAACCTGCCATAGTAAATTTCGTTTGTCAAAACGTTAG
- the rpmE gene encoding 50S ribosomal protein L31, producing the protein MKKDIHPDYHEITVITTDGKSHKTKTTWGKAGDTMRLEIDPKSHPAWTGVHRLIDSGGQLAKFNKKFQNLGLKKTGSEK; encoded by the coding sequence ATGAAAAAAGATATTCATCCGGACTATCATGAAATTACAGTCATTACGACGGATGGCAAAAGCCACAAAACAAAAACCACCTGGGGCAAAGCTGGTGATACCATGCGTTTGGAAATTGACCCTAAATCCCATCCGGCATGGACAGGTGTTCATCGTTTGATCGATAGCGGCGGACAATTGGCTAAATTTAACAAAAAATTCCAAAATTTGGGCTTAAAGAAAACAGGCTCAGAGAAATAA
- a CDS encoding NAD(P)H-quinone oxidoreductase, whose protein sequence is MLAITHDYRSTTGNMRLSPFPIPTPLPDEILIKIAYAGVNRPDLLQRQGLYPAPSGHSPILGLEVSGWVEKIGSAVTGWQLGQEICALTNGGGYAEYCTVPAGQCLPVLPSLSLPEAAAIPETFFTSWHNVVERGHLKSGDEVLIHGGSGGVGSAAIQLSRYLGARVFTTASTTMKCQFAERLGAIAAINYQEQDFLLLKKQTYEQKGFDIILDMVGGTYFEKNLQLLRPEGKLVQIATQQGSTVSLDLRQIMIKRLTITGSTLRSQSTEAKARIAQGFFNAVQNALAYRQILPFIYQIFPLADVQQAHDLMAKGEMMGKTILAVSR, encoded by the coding sequence ATGCTAGCCATTACACATGATTATCGCTCCACTACAGGGAATATGCGTCTCAGCCCTTTTCCTATACCTACCCCATTGCCAGATGAAATCCTAATAAAAATTGCCTATGCCGGTGTTAATAGGCCCGATCTTTTGCAACGCCAAGGTCTATATCCTGCCCCCTCCGGCCATTCCCCTATTTTAGGACTGGAGGTCAGCGGTTGGGTAGAAAAGATTGGGTCTGCCGTAACCGGCTGGCAGCTTGGCCAGGAAATATGCGCTCTAACCAATGGCGGTGGCTATGCGGAATATTGCACAGTTCCTGCTGGACAATGCTTACCTGTTCTCCCCTCTCTCTCTTTGCCGGAAGCCGCAGCTATTCCCGAAACTTTTTTTACATCTTGGCACAATGTGGTTGAACGCGGACACTTAAAATCGGGCGATGAAGTATTAATTCATGGCGGCAGCGGCGGGGTTGGCAGTGCCGCTATTCAGTTAAGCCGATATTTGGGCGCGCGGGTGTTCACAACCGCCTCAACAACAATGAAATGCCAGTTTGCCGAACGATTAGGGGCGATTGCAGCCATTAATTATCAGGAACAAGATTTTCTTTTACTGAAGAAACAAACTTACGAACAAAAAGGTTTTGATATTATTTTGGATATGGTGGGCGGCACATATTTTGAAAAGAATCTGCAACTATTACGACCTGAAGGAAAGTTAGTGCAAATTGCAACCCAGCAAGGATCGACTGTTTCCCTAGATTTGAGGCAAATAATGATCAAGCGGTTAACCATTACCGGCTCAACCCTGCGTTCCCAATCTACCGAAGCAAAAGCAAGAATAGCACAAGGATTTTTTAATGCTGTCCAAAATGCCTTAGCATATCGGCAGATTTTGCCTTTTATCTATCAAATATTTCCTTTAGCCGATGTCCAGCAAGCACATGATTTAATGGCAAAAGGGGAAATGATGGGAAAAACTATCTTAGCCGTTTCGAGGTAA
- a CDS encoding DUF192 domain-containing protein: MRKKTLFGLVNLFILSILGVFHPQIGYTQITFNKEPLIIKSGDGKEKTLTVEIAATPQQRQQGLMFRRVMPADQGMLFLFETPQIIGMWMRNTYLPLDMLFIDRQGKIIGISKRVIPQSDNLVVSPKLAIAVLEINGGVSDKLNIQVGDQLIHSFFIHANKPTAEK, translated from the coding sequence ATGAGAAAAAAAACATTATTTGGCTTAGTAAACCTTTTTATCTTAAGTATTTTAGGGGTATTTCATCCTCAAATAGGATATACCCAAATTACTTTCAATAAAGAGCCGCTTATTATAAAATCAGGCGATGGTAAAGAAAAAACATTGACTGTTGAAATTGCTGCCACTCCCCAGCAGCGTCAACAAGGGTTAATGTTCCGTAGGGTTATGCCAGCTGATCAGGGGATGCTTTTTCTTTTTGAAACACCCCAGATCATCGGGATGTGGATGAGAAATACCTATTTGCCCTTGGACATGTTGTTTATTGATAGGCAAGGTAAGATTATCGGTATTAGCAAAAGGGTCATCCCGCAGTCTGATAATCTTGTTGTTTCGCCGAAATTGGCAATTGCCGTTTTGGAAATTAATGGTGGGGTCAGTGACAAATTAAATATTCAGGTTGGGGATCAGTTGATCCATAGCTTTTTCATTCATGCAAATAAGCCCACAGCTGAGAAGTAA
- the gatA gene encoding Asp-tRNA(Asn)/Glu-tRNA(Gln) amidotransferase subunit GatA, translating into MNQLTQLTLTEALEGLAKKSFSCLELTQAYLQSMEKQRALNAFISETPEQALSMAKLSDHRRQKGKIGLLEGVPIAIKDLFCTEGIRTTAASKILENFIPPYESTVTANLWKAGSVLLGKTNLDEFAMGSSNITSYFGPVVSPWKRKNDPTKKLVPGGSSGGSAAAVSARMALAATGTDTGGSIRQPAAFVGIVGLKPTYGLCSRWGIVAFASSLDQAGPMARTVADTAYMLQAMAGHDPKDSTSAVREIPDYVAALKNYTIKGLKIGIPKEYKVSGMSQEIEKLWQQGISWLKAAGAEIHDIQLPHTKYALPTYYIIAPAEASSNLARYDGVRFGLRVPGENLDDMYELTRAAGFGREVKRRILIGTYVLSAGYYDAYYVKAQKLRSLILDDFVQAYKKVDVILTPTAPTPAFAIGDKMDDPIAMYLNDVFTVPVNLAGLPAISVPVGLSADKLPLGLQLIGKPFDEKRLLQVAQVLEKSAALKNDPWLGE; encoded by the coding sequence ATGAATCAATTGACCCAACTGACTTTAACGGAAGCCCTGGAAGGGCTTGCCAAAAAAAGTTTTTCTTGCTTGGAATTAACCCAAGCTTATCTACAAAGCATGGAAAAACAGCGCGCGCTTAATGCCTTTATCTCAGAAACGCCTGAACAGGCTTTATCAATGGCAAAATTGTCCGATCACCGTCGCCAAAAAGGCAAAATTGGACTGCTTGAAGGGGTGCCGATTGCCATCAAAGACTTATTTTGTACGGAGGGAATCCGTACAACAGCGGCATCAAAAATTCTTGAAAATTTTATTCCTCCTTATGAATCAACAGTCACGGCTAATCTTTGGAAAGCGGGATCGGTATTACTCGGTAAAACCAATTTGGATGAATTTGCCATGGGTTCCTCCAATATCACCAGTTATTTCGGGCCTGTAGTTAGTCCTTGGAAACGTAAAAATGACCCCACCAAAAAACTGGTACCCGGCGGCTCATCGGGCGGGTCGGCAGCAGCTGTTTCGGCACGAATGGCATTGGCTGCAACCGGAACAGACACCGGTGGTTCCATTCGCCAACCAGCTGCTTTTGTAGGAATTGTGGGATTAAAGCCGACCTATGGTTTATGTTCCCGGTGGGGGATCGTAGCCTTTGCCTCTTCGCTTGACCAAGCGGGGCCAATGGCTCGGACAGTTGCTGATACGGCTTATATGTTACAAGCTATGGCAGGTCATGATCCCAAAGATTCGACCTCTGCTGTTCGGGAAATCCCTGATTATGTTGCGGCGTTGAAAAACTACACAATTAAGGGGTTAAAGATTGGGATTCCTAAGGAATATAAAGTTTCCGGCATGTCCCAGGAAATTGAAAAATTATGGCAGCAAGGGATCAGTTGGTTAAAAGCTGCGGGTGCGGAAATCCATGACATCCAATTGCCCCATACCAAATATGCTTTGCCTACTTATTATATTATTGCACCGGCTGAAGCCTCATCAAACCTGGCGCGCTATGACGGCGTCCGTTTTGGGTTACGGGTGCCAGGAGAAAATTTGGATGATATGTACGAATTAACCCGGGCGGCAGGTTTTGGACGTGAGGTGAAGCGCCGCATATTGATTGGTACCTATGTATTATCTGCCGGTTATTATGATGCATATTATGTGAAAGCGCAGAAATTGCGCTCCTTGATTTTAGATGATTTCGTACAAGCTTATAAAAAAGTGGATGTTATCTTGACGCCGACTGCGCCAACACCAGCCTTTGCCATTGGCGATAAAATGGATGACCCGATTGCCATGTACCTAAACGACGTATTCACTGTGCCGGTTAATTTGGCAGGCCTTCCGGCCATTTCCGTGCCTGTCGGATTGTCGGCAGATAAGTTGCCATTAGGTTTGCAATTAATCGGCAAGCCTTTCGATGAAAAAAGATTGTTACAAGTGGCGCAGGTGCTCGAGAAAAGCGCTGCACTTAAAAATGACCCTTGGTTGGGAGAGTAA
- a CDS encoding DUF1192 family protein, whose protein sequence is MMEMDDDILRSLAPLQLESFSVKELEEYIKKLQERILLVQNLIAKKQRHHQTVDKLFK, encoded by the coding sequence GTGATGGAGATGGATGATGATATCCTGCGATCGTTAGCACCGCTGCAACTGGAAAGCTTTTCCGTGAAGGAGCTTGAAGAATATATCAAGAAACTTCAAGAAAGGATTTTGCTGGTACAAAATCTGATTGCTAAAAAGCAACGTCATCACCAAACAGTGGATAAATTATTTAAGTAA
- the gatC gene encoding Asp-tRNA(Asn)/Glu-tRNA(Gln) amidotransferase subunit GatC, whose protein sequence is MAIDRQTVKKIAMLAKIRVSEDEVKSFGQELGQIMKWIEQLQEVAILKEMPDTDVFKSALPMRLDQVNDGGYPEKILANAPDKMHDFFCVPKVVE, encoded by the coding sequence ATGGCAATCGATCGTCAAACGGTTAAAAAAATTGCGATGCTCGCAAAAATTAGAGTTTCAGAAGATGAAGTTAAATCCTTTGGGCAAGAATTGGGTCAAATTATGAAATGGATTGAACAGCTTCAGGAAGTAGCAATTTTAAAAGAAATGCCGGATACGGATGTTTTTAAATCTGCTTTGCCTATGCGGCTCGATCAAGTAAATGACGGCGGCTATCCAGAAAAGATTTTGGCAAATGCCCCGGATAAGATGCACGATTTTTTCTGTGTCCCTAAAGTTGTTGAATAA
- the gatB gene encoding Asp-tRNA(Asn)/Glu-tRNA(Gln) amidotransferase subunit GatB → MQNGMIEGKTGWWEVVMGLEVHAQVLSKSKLFSGAANDFGGEPNNNVSLVDAAMPGMLPVINGYCVEQAIKTGLGLNAEINLRSIFDRKNYFYPDLPAGYQISQYLHPIVGKGHLTIDLPNGQSRIIRIGRLHLEQDAGKSIHDQHPRKTYVDLNRAGIALMEIVSEPDLRTAEEVAAYLKKLRSIMRYLNTCDGNMEQGSMRCDINVSVRHQGQPLGTRCEIKNVNSIRFAQQAIDYEAHRQIGILEDGGKIDQETRLFDANKGVTRTMRSKEHAPDYRYFPDPDLMPLILDPAEVKRIRDSLIELPDAKKQRFMQQYGLSAYDADILVSEQEIAEYYEKLAKVKNRDTKLSANWLSGELFGYLNKIGKTIAQSPITADHLGGLVDLISEGVLSGKMAKEVFVEMTETGKSPQQIVEERGLKQVTDTSAINEVIKTVLQQNADKVAEYKAGKDKLFGFFVGQVMKSSSGKANPSILNELLKKALSS, encoded by the coding sequence ATGCAGAATGGGATGATTGAAGGCAAAACCGGTTGGTGGGAAGTGGTCATGGGGCTTGAAGTGCATGCTCAAGTTTTATCCAAATCCAAACTTTTTTCTGGTGCCGCGAATGATTTTGGTGGTGAACCTAATAATAACGTCAGTTTGGTTGATGCAGCTATGCCCGGAATGTTACCTGTCATTAATGGCTATTGTGTTGAGCAAGCCATTAAGACAGGGTTGGGGTTAAATGCGGAAATTAATCTACGCTCCATTTTCGACCGCAAGAATTATTTTTATCCGGATCTGCCAGCTGGCTATCAGATATCCCAATATCTCCATCCCATTGTAGGCAAGGGACATCTAACTATTGATTTGCCTAACGGACAAAGCAGGATAATTCGAATCGGGCGGCTTCATTTGGAACAGGATGCGGGGAAAAGTATCCATGACCAACATCCCCGCAAAACCTATGTGGATTTGAACAGGGCAGGGATTGCCTTGATGGAAATTGTCAGCGAACCAGATTTGCGTACCGCGGAAGAGGTTGCGGCATATTTAAAAAAATTGCGTTCCATCATGCGGTATTTAAATACATGCGATGGTAATATGGAACAAGGATCAATGCGCTGTGATATCAATGTTTCTGTCCGTCATCAGGGTCAACCTTTAGGTACGAGATGCGAAATTAAGAATGTCAATTCCATCAGGTTTGCCCAACAAGCCATTGATTATGAAGCCCACCGCCAGATCGGCATTCTGGAAGATGGAGGCAAGATCGACCAAGAGACCCGGTTGTTTGACGCCAATAAAGGCGTTACCAGAACCATGCGTTCCAAAGAACATGCACCGGATTATAGATATTTTCCTGATCCTGATTTAATGCCGTTAATTCTTGATCCAGCGGAGGTTAAACGCATTCGTGACTCCCTGATTGAATTACCTGATGCAAAAAAACAGCGGTTCATGCAGCAATATGGCTTGTCAGCTTATGATGCGGATATATTGGTTAGCGAACAGGAAATTGCTGAATATTATGAAAAATTAGCAAAAGTAAAAAATCGTGATACGAAATTATCGGCCAATTGGTTAAGCGGAGAATTATTCGGATATTTAAATAAAATTGGCAAAACAATTGCCCAATCACCGATTACCGCGGATCATTTAGGGGGTCTTGTGGATTTAATCAGCGAAGGGGTGTTGTCTGGAAAAATGGCTAAAGAAGTTTTTGTGGAAATGACAGAAACCGGTAAATCGCCGCAACAAATTGTTGAAGAGCGTGGCCTAAAGCAAGTAACGGACACAAGTGCGATTAACGAGGTTATCAAAACAGTGTTGCAACAAAATGCCGATAAAGTGGCGGAGTATAAAGCTGGAAAAGATAAATTGTTTGGGTTCTTCGTTGGGCAGGTGATGAAATCATCTAGCGGGAAAGCCAATCCGTCCATTTTAAATGAATTGTTGAAAAAGGCTCTAAGTTCTTGA
- a CDS encoding glutamine synthetase: MSTKEKTPRKTYKNNKIAAEIKSTSSTNASAIKTLQQWLTSHKVEEVECLVPDMSGIARGKILPATKFLKSIEQNSLRLPESLFIQTVTGEYADVDDSLMGPQDHDINLFPDPETIKIVPWYDAPTAQVINDCYYNNGAPIEFAPRHILKCVLDLYHAKGWQPIIAPELEFFLVQVNTDPDLPLTPPIGRSGRAETGRQSYGIDAVNEFDPIFEEVYDFCEAQDIDIDTLTHEAGAAQMEINFNHGDAMRLADMTFLFKRTVRQTAMRHNVYATFMAKPLANEPGSAMHVHQSVIDIKTGQNLFADTKTGEDSDLFRSHVAGLQRYLPFAMPLLGPNVNSYRRLQPYYDAPINVHWGIDNRTVGLRVPIAPPDGRRIENRLAGADANPYLAMAASLACGYLGMVEKLSPTEQVGGSAYRLRHTLPRTLNDALQRFESNKSIRGILGEKFVDVFASVKRAELDAYQKVISSWEREHLLLNV; the protein is encoded by the coding sequence ATGTCCACCAAAGAAAAGACACCCCGTAAAACTTATAAAAATAATAAAATCGCTGCGGAAATTAAATCCACCAGCAGTACGAATGCCAGTGCGATTAAAACATTGCAGCAATGGCTAACCTCCCATAAAGTGGAAGAGGTTGAGTGTTTGGTGCCTGACATGTCGGGTATCGCCCGCGGTAAAATTTTACCAGCCACCAAATTCCTAAAAAGTATTGAGCAAAACAGCCTGCGTTTGCCGGAAAGTTTGTTTATCCAAACGGTGACCGGAGAATACGCTGATGTGGATGATAGTTTAATGGGGCCACAAGATCATGATATTAACTTATTTCCTGACCCAGAGACTATTAAGATTGTTCCTTGGTATGATGCGCCGACAGCACAGGTCATTAACGATTGTTACTATAATAATGGTGCCCCCATTGAGTTTGCTCCTCGTCATATTCTGAAATGCGTGTTGGATTTATACCATGCTAAGGGCTGGCAACCGATCATTGCACCTGAGCTAGAATTTTTTCTGGTCCAAGTCAACACCGATCCAGATTTGCCGCTGACACCACCCATCGGTCGCTCCGGACGAGCTGAAACCGGGCGGCAATCTTACGGCATTGATGCGGTGAATGAATTTGACCCTATTTTTGAGGAAGTGTACGATTTTTGTGAGGCACAGGATATCGATATTGATACGTTAACGCACGAGGCCGGTGCTGCACAAATGGAAATCAACTTTAACCATGGCGATGCCATGCGTTTGGCTGATATGACATTTCTATTCAAAAGAACTGTCCGCCAAACCGCCATGCGCCACAATGTCTATGCAACTTTCATGGCTAAACCTTTGGCCAATGAACCAGGCAGTGCTATGCATGTTCACCAATCCGTCATTGACATAAAAACAGGGCAAAACTTGTTTGCAGACACTAAAACCGGTGAGGACTCTGACTTGTTCCGCTCACATGTTGCGGGGTTACAACGTTATTTGCCGTTTGCCATGCCTTTATTAGGACCCAATGTGAATTCTTACAGGCGCCTACAACCTTATTACGATGCCCCTATTAATGTGCATTGGGGGATTGATAACCGTACGGTTGGCTTAAGGGTGCCGATTGCTCCACCAGATGGCCGCAGGATTGAAAACCGCTTGGCAGGTGCCGATGCCAACCCTTATTTGGCAATGGCCGCCTCTTTAGCTTGTGGGTATTTGGGAATGGTTGAAAAACTATCCCCAACCGAACAAGTGGGGGGCAGCGCCTACCGTTTACGCCATACCCTGCCCCGTACTTTAAATGATGCCTTGCAACGCTTTGAGTCGAATAAAAGCATCCGTGGTATCTTAGGAGAAAAATTTGTTGATGTGTTTGCTTCTGTCAAAAGGGCAGAATTAGACGCTTATCAAAAAGTGATCAGTTCTTGGGAACGCGAGCATTTGTTACTGAATGTGTAG
- a CDS encoding Hsp20 family protein, translated as MNNFDLTPLFRSTIGFDRFSQLLENMANSEDNAFSYPPYNIERMGEENYRITMAVAGFSESDVQITAKENSLIVVGKSHKSEEPKQYLYRGIAGRSFERRFELADYIRVDSAFIDNGLLHIELIRQVPESAKPRTIKISSVSQSFKHEKPVGQIGNQAA; from the coding sequence ATGAATAATTTTGATTTAACACCCCTTTTCCGTTCAACCATTGGTTTTGACCGGTTTTCTCAATTGCTTGAAAATATGGCCAATTCGGAAGATAACGCGTTTTCTTATCCGCCCTATAATATTGAAAGAATGGGAGAAGAAAATTACCGGATAACTATGGCAGTTGCTGGTTTTTCAGAAAGTGACGTCCAAATTACAGCTAAAGAAAATTCTTTGATTGTGGTAGGGAAAAGTCATAAATCAGAAGAACCGAAGCAATATTTATATCGCGGTATTGCCGGACGTTCTTTTGAAAGGCGATTTGAGTTAGCTGATTATATTCGGGTTGATTCGGCGTTCATTGATAATGGCTTGTTGCATATCGAGCTAATCCGTCAAGTGCCTGAATCAGCAAAACCAAGAACCATTAAAATCAGTAGTGTCTCCCAGTCTTTTAAGCATGAAAAACCAGTTGGACAAATTGGAAATCAAGCTGCTTAA
- a CDS encoding polyamine ABC transporter substrate-binding protein, giving the protein MIKRLLSFLLITALASIAALTSAAIAQQRVVNVYNWSDYIGKDTLEKFTKATGIKVVYDVYDSNETLDAKLLTGKTGYDIVVPSGGFLVRQINAGLYQKFDKSLLPNLKNLDPQLLKALAGFDPKNEYAVPYFWGTIGLGRNVKMINDRMPNAPVDSLDMIFKPEFAKKFADCGIVLLDSPSDIFQIALNYLGKDPHSTKKEDYDLAEKLLLSIRPYVKYFHSSRYIEDLANGEVCIALGYSGDILIAATRAEEAGKGIKIEYTIPKEGTQLWIDSLAMPKDAPHPKEAHAFINFLMDAQIAADGVNSVTYASPNQAALPYIDQEIVNNPGVYPPPEVMARLFGDKEASSDLKKMRTRSWTKVKTGR; this is encoded by the coding sequence ATGATAAAAAGATTGTTATCGTTTTTGTTGATAACCGCCTTGGCGAGTATTGCTGCTTTAACATCTGCCGCAATTGCTCAACAACGCGTTGTGAATGTCTATAATTGGTCGGACTATATTGGAAAAGATACTCTAGAAAAATTTACGAAAGCAACCGGTATTAAAGTTGTATACGACGTTTACGACTCCAATGAAACATTGGACGCCAAGCTTTTAACCGGAAAAACCGGCTATGATATTGTTGTTCCGAGCGGCGGTTTTTTGGTACGACAAATTAATGCTGGCCTTTACCAGAAATTTGATAAAAGCCTTTTGCCCAACTTAAAAAACCTTGATCCACAGCTGTTAAAGGCATTGGCTGGTTTTGACCCCAAGAATGAATATGCTGTGCCTTATTTCTGGGGAACAATTGGTTTGGGGCGCAATGTCAAGATGATTAATGACCGGATGCCTAATGCTCCTGTCGATAGTTTGGACATGATTTTTAAACCGGAATTTGCCAAAAAATTTGCTGATTGCGGGATTGTTTTGCTTGACTCACCCAGTGACATTTTCCAAATTGCCTTAAATTATTTAGGCAAAGACCCCCACAGCACAAAAAAAGAAGATTATGATTTGGCCGAAAAGCTATTGTTATCCATTCGGCCTTATGTCAAATATTTTCATTCATCCCGTTATATCGAAGATTTAGCGAATGGCGAGGTTTGTATCGCCTTGGGTTACAGCGGGGATATTTTAATTGCGGCAACCAGGGCGGAAGAAGCTGGGAAAGGAATCAAAATTGAATATACTATTCCTAAAGAAGGTACGCAACTTTGGATTGATTCTTTGGCTATGCCTAAAGATGCCCCGCATCCTAAAGAAGCACATGCTTTTATTAATTTCTTGATGGATGCACAAATCGCTGCTGATGGCGTCAATTCTGTGACTTATGCCAGCCCCAATCAAGCTGCTTTGCCTTATATTGATCAGGAAATTGTTAACAATCCAGGGGTGTACCCACCTCCTGAGGTCATGGCACGTTTATTTGGTGACAAGGAAGCCAGTAGTGATCTCAAAAAAATGCGGACACGCAGTTGGACCAAAGTTAAAACCGGCAGATGA